Proteins from a single region of Punica granatum isolate Tunisia-2019 chromosome 8, ASM765513v2, whole genome shotgun sequence:
- the LOC116187364 gene encoding uncharacterized protein LOC116187364, protein MIKFTSDLINSTTVKGLWAILRRSPHLQSLYLKLGFKYYSENGREELLHQVPSCFLTELTKISVKFCNGINGPEELYMVGVFLEKAVALREMVIQFPEDYVDKENQLQSLRKFPKGSKEYRISLQPQSRS, encoded by the exons ATGATCAAGTTCACATCGGATTTGATAAATTCTACAACTGTTAAGGGCCTTTGGGCGATACTGAGAAGATCTCCTCATCTTCAAAGCCTCTACCTTAAACTG GGATTCAAGTACTATTCGGAAAATGGGAGAGAAGAGTTGCTGCACCAAGTGCCTTCGTGTTTCCTCACAGAGCTCACAAAGATATCTGTCAAGTTTTGCAATGGGATAAATGGTCCTGAAGAGCTCTACATGGTTGGGGTTTTCCTTGAGAAGGCTGTGGCTTTGAGAGAAATGGTTATCCAATTTCCCGAGGACTATGTGGACAAGGAGAATCAGCTGCAGAGTTTACGTAAGTTTCCCAAGGGATCAAAGGAATATCGAATTTCATTGCAACCACAATCTAGGAGTTGA
- the LOC116187363 gene encoding LOW QUALITY PROTEIN: ETO1-like protein 1 (The sequence of the model RefSeq protein was modified relative to this genomic sequence to represent the inferred CDS: inserted 1 base in 1 codon; substituted 1 base at 1 genomic stop codon) gives MQWEDLGSVTKLDPTLTYPYMYRAASSMRKQDVQGAPSEINRVLGFKLALECLELRFCFYLVLEDDQSAICDVQVILTLSPDYRMFTGRVAAFQLRTLVREHVENWMTADCWMQLYDRWSSEDDISSLSVIYQMLAESDAPKGVLYFRQSLLLLRLNCPEAAMRSLQLARQHASDEXECLIYEGWILYDTGHCEEGLQKAEDYIKIKRSFEAFFLKAFALADSSRDPSCSSTVVSLLEDTLKCPSDRLRKGQALNNLGSIYVDCRKLELATDCYINALXIRCTRAHQGLARVHYLWNEKAAAYEEMTKLIEKAWNNASAYKKRSEYCERELTKADLEMVTKLDPLRVYPYRYRAAVLMDNHKEKEAIAELSRAIAFKADLHLLNLRAAFHEHIGDVLGALRDCQAALCVDPYHQEMLELHSRVNSHEP, from the exons ATGCAGTGGGAAGACCTTGGGAGTGTGACTAAACTGGATCCTACGCTCACATACCCTTACATGTACAGGGCTGCTTCCTCGATGAGGAAGCAAGATGTTCAGGGTGCACCCTCGGAGATCAATCGAGTCCTAGGGTTTAAGCTTGCTCTAGAGTGCCTTGAGCTACGTTTCTGCTTCTACCTTGTCCTCGAGGACGATCAATCAGCAATTTGCGATGTACAGGTGATCCTCACTCTGTCCCCAGACTACAGGATGTTCACCGGACGTGTGGCAGCTTTCCAGCTTAGGACGCTTGTGAGGGAGCACGTTGAGAACTGGATGACAGCCGACTGTTGGATGCAATTGTATGACCGGTGGTCTTCAGAGGATGATATCAGTTCTCTGTCTGTTATCTACCAGATGCTTGCTGAGTCCGATGCGCCGAAAGGTGTCTTGTACTTCAGACAGTCTTTACTTCTTCTGAG GTTGAACTGTCCTGAGGCAGCAATGAGAAGCTTACAATTAGCTCGCCAGCATGCAAGTGATG ACGAATGCCTAATCTATGAGGGTTGGATATTATATGACACAGGGCACTGTGAGGAAGGCCTTCAGAAAGCAGAGGAttacataaaaattaagagatCATTTGAGGCGTTCTTCTTGAAGGCCTTTGCTTTGGCAGATTCTAGTCGGGATCCATCTTGTTCGTCAACTGTTGTCTCACTACTTGAAGATACCCTTAAGTGTCCCTCTGATAGGCTTCGTAAGGGTCAG GCGTTGAACAATCTCGGGAGCATCTATGTTGACTGCAGGAAACTAGAATTAGCCACTGATTGTTACATCAATGCCCTCTAGATCCGTTGCACTAGGGCCCACCAGGGCCTCGCTCGAGTGCATTACCTCTGGAACGAGAAGGCCGCAGCTTATGAGGAGATGACCAAATTGATTGAGAAGGCATGGAATAATGCCTCTGCATATAAGAAGAGATCAGAGTACTGTGAACGTGAGCTCACTAAGGCGGATCTTGAGATGGTAACGAAGTTGGACCCGCTTCGGGTTTACCCCTACAGATACAGGGCTGCAG tGTTAATGGACAACCACAAGGAGAAGGAGGCGATTGCGGAATTATCACGGGCAATCGCGTTCAAGGCGGACCTCCACCTTCTCAACTTGCGGGCAGCATTCCATGAGCACATTGGCGACGTTTTGGGAGCCCTAAGAGACTGCCAAGCAGCTCTCTGCGTGGACCCTTACCACCAAGAGATGCTCGAGCTGCACAGTAGGGTAAACAGCCATGAGCCGTAA